aaattaagtttcttCTAATATGACAgtttccttaaagggttagttcacccaaaaattaaaattagcccataaattactcaccctcaaggcaacctaggtgtatataactttcttctttcagataaatCCAGTCTTATTAAAGAGTAATATTAAAGATCgactttgatctttcaagctgtttaatgccccTCAGAGGGTGTtacagtgcttcagtccaaaaaaagtgaaataaaatgccCCCATCCATAAAAAAGAGTCTCTCATATGGgtctggggtgggggggggtgtcgatgtgtttttgtaagaaaaatatccatattcaaaacgtaatcatcactttaatgtagcttgcgccaacagttgtacacggaagcagctccgggcaaATGACGTATGAGGTCGACATTGGGCATGCactggtgagtctcgtgaaaagcaacatttgttaacaggatcaaaggaagcaaagtttacTTTAGCAAAAGAAAATCAGTCTCCtctggcttatatcaaaatcctctgacattctttttttacaaatccttgttttgtacttcattagtgactgatgttttgttttgatctctcccctgcgcttcaGCATTCGGCACTTCTGAGcagcgcatgcgcaaagccgaGCTCATATGTCATCCGcctggagctgcttccgtgtacaacagtgaacACAAGTtagattaaatagatttttacattttaaatatggctattcttcttacaaaaacgcatggattcgatacaggaggactttgttcaccccatagagctgtgtgagacactatTTATTATGGATGGgagatttttatttcacttcttttggactgatgcactgcaacatcCACTGactgccatgaaacagcttgaaagatcaaagacaatttttaatataactccaactggattcatctgaaagaagaaagtcatatacacctaggatgccttgaaggtgagtaatttatgggctcattttcatgtttgggtgaactacccttttaaCAGCAAACCAAATATTTTTGAGTGCTCGCAATATAATCCTTGATTAGACTGACAGGACAGCTGATTTGGTGGTTGACtagtaacatgaaaaaaaaaaaaaaaaatatcgcagCACACtgcttttttctaaattaaaaaaaagtccacCACAAAAAAGGCAGTGCAGTGTGCCTTGCATTTTGAACCCTGAAAAACTTGTTCTGTCTGATCGGGGCCTAATGCAGTTAATGATTAAttcattagagagagagagagagagagagagagagattaagcatGTGTGAATTGTGAGTCTTTGCATCGTTCATAAGTGTTCAGCAGCAGCGTCTCAACTAATAGCAAGACTGTAAGTTCATCTGCTCCAACAACAGTGCCGTTATTACAtcactagtgagaaatgtcatgtaacTTTTAAGTTGCTAAActatttttctgataaaattgtTAGAGTATACTGCTAATAACACATTTCTGTGTGCAAGTATATTTCCGTGTGTCTGTACTGTATGGTTTctttttgcttgtatttttttttgtgtgtgtgtttgtgtctgttttgtttgtgtgtgagtgtttgtttgtgtgtgtgtgtgtgtgtgtattaagtatttttgcttttatccgattgtttactatatttatttgctcGGTCAGTATCATTGtgggttttggttattttgctgTTGTAAGCGGTAAGgacttttgaaaaaaatgaagTGTGAAATGATACTTTAGCCGtgtgtttccctgaaaataattgcatgcCTTAGAacattcgtcagccaatcagattcaagcattcaacaacCCTGTAGTATAAATACCATAAAATGTGAGttcctttattatttttagtgcttGTTTTGGTCAAATAAGAACAATTAAATACCATTTCCCCTTTGTATTTCACATAAGTATTAAAattcatgaaattaataaaaaataaacctacaTTATAAAACTGGGCCAAGATCAGCTAAAACCGTTAGACACTCATTCATGGGTTCATAAGATCAATGGCATTTAGCAGCGAACCTTCAGTAatgaattttgaaatgttttgaaaaccaTGTGTGATGTAACTAAACAGACTTGTTTGCTGAAATCACATAACTTTGTGAATTTGAAACAAGCTCTAAATCActgatttgaaacaaaagatTCACAAATTTTTCAAAGCTTCATGAAATCACCAgtcacattttttgtattttgcagttttgttgcttttttttattttgtcaatcaAAGATGCTTTTGATGTTTCTCTGTCTTTTCTATGCTTGGCAAGGCTGTGATTAATTTTACAATGTCCTCAGAAAGCAAGTCATAATGTCAAATTTTAGAATGGGAACTATCCAATATATAAGACAAAACTGCCTTTCCCTACTATATAACGTAatgtttgatgaaaacattcttaCCATCAATTAAACTTTGTTCCAGTATGGACTGAATGTCATCTAATGCGGCATAATTGGAAACACTGAAAAACTGATCAGGATCTGCTATTTGTGTCATCTCTTGTATTGCTTGAGTATCATTCAGAATGCCGCCACCAACCTAAAGATAACATGATGCCATTTTGTTAaaccacaataaaataatttactataGAATAACAAAAGTAATATAGCTGATATGAATGTTTTAGTAGGACTGGTGAACCTAGAAGTGTCTtcaagattaaaataaatgacagtaatGTGCAATTGTAATTCTAACAGAGGATGTACgtaccattaaaaaataattaaatgtgatttattatcGAAAATGCTGCTGTAATAATCAGCAAACAGGACACTTACTCCTATGGAATAGCGAGTGACACCTTTCATTTGTGGCATGTTCAAAACATCTGTAAGTTTCATTGGGTCTCCCAAAATTTTCCCATCagacaatacaattattatttttctggagTTATTTTTTGATCCATCCTCAGGGATGAAAATATCTGTGCTGTAAACAACCAATGAAACCAGTGAATCCGTGACATCAACGTATCAATAACAACAAAGCTGCATGCCAATCAAACACTTAATGTGAAAAATGTCTAGTATTTCACATCATAATCTGTAAACTCACAGGACATGATGGATGGCTGAGGCGGTCTTTGTGAGCTTGCCAAGTTGCTGTATTTCTTTGACCTTTAGCAAAGCTCTGGCATGATTCTTACTGTCTAGCAGTGAGAGCTCGGTCCTGATCTCCAGACCATATTGCACTATCGCAAAGTCACACTGAAGACAGAggggtttttaaaatatataatataccttttaaattgtataaacaaacttaaaacaacttagctttaaaacaaaaatggctATAAATGTGTCTCAtcaacagtgttgggggtaacgcattacaagtaactcgagttacgtaatcagattacttttttcaagtaactagtaaagtaacgcattactttttaatttacaaaatttttcaaaaaagtaacgccagtttctttgtttttccatttattgactgacaagtctcctgtccccatactgAGAGAAATCAGagtacagaggcgttgtgtgtgctgtgtgaacatgatgtagttctagactaaatttgactgtgcattaattaatcctactcacaaaaaatttagagttagtattcatcaaaattaattaaaacagtgaaatgcaaacttagaatatgacacaaacctgcaataattaaatgttaaataacacaaatgtatctaatcccattttattaactaagttctttgctgctgacctttgataaTCTAGTTCAACCACACTAATAAGCAAAATTGATTTTAGATAAACTATCAACTGTGCttcgttgttttttttattgctgaagagtgttgaactttgttctcctgtgttctactgtacagacgtgaatgtaattttccttcagcctgaggtttattcatcacaCTTCTTGGTGTGAAGGGGtgttttacatttgctataaatagaacttcttatattaaaacaGTCAAGCCcttctcatatttaaaaagtaacgcaaaagtaacataatgcattactttccataaaaagtaactaagtaacgtaaatTAGTACTTTTTTgaggagtaacgcaatattgtaatgcattacttttaaaagtaactttcccaacacTGCTCATTTAAATGCCTTAGTTTATACTTGCATTGAAACCTGTTTTCCAAACATTGGACATGACATTGTAGATGAAAGTCTTTAGCTCTCTGAAAGTCATCATGGTCAATGCTACCAGAGCCGTCCAGCACAAAAGCAATCTCTGTCCCAGCATCTACAAAAGATGCACAGAAATGAtggtttcttgttttttctttgttttccatGCCACCAGCATGAtgtaataaagtaatttattttaaaggctGAACAAAGATTAGTACCATCATAATCCTTAACTTTATCTTTTGTGTTACTGTCTGCCAGATTCTTTAAAAGAGTCAAAAGTTAATTTCATTTTCTCTCAGGTGGGCTCACCTTGACCAATCCATCGACCTTGAtaatgattgttgttgttgttgttgttgttgttgactgaGATTAAAAAGATTTAGCAAAATCAGGGTAGGATTTAATCTGTTTGAAATTCCATCTGAAATACCATTATAAATCATCCAATCTTACCTAATTCAGCATGATTCAGTTTGACTTTCCCAGTGGGATTTCCCATCAGTTTGCAATCCCCATTCAAATCCTCAGTTACCGACTTCTTTATGCAAACTTGGTTACACATCTTGAGAGAAGAAAATAGacacaaatctaaatatttagttttatcttCACCAAAGTCATTCCCTTTCATATTCAACTgtaattttcatcaaataaatgttaatgtcctATTTTAATGAGAATTTGTGGCAGATTTTATTAACTTACAGAGACAGAATCACTGTGATTGAGACTTAACTAAGagtacagtgttattttaaaaacaagttttcacTGGGGAAGTGCTATCACTATGGTTTTGAGTGGAAATCAATTATCTTTATAAATGACTGAATTGCTCATTGCATTCTAGACTGTCATCAAGTGGTGAAGCCACAGGAAGTGTTCAAGCAGCTATATTTCTCTTCCCTACCAGTAGAGGGCATCATTTACATAGACAGTAAGAAAAGATGTATGACACTTCTCCACTTCCTTTCACTAAAATGTCAATTTCGCCAAAATGTCCCAGGTGACTGTCATCTTGCACTGATTTAAATTGTTCATTTGGAGCCTGAGACTCCATGATTGTGAGCTGGAGCTGTGATATCAGAAAACACAACCTacctttttgttttctgatttgttataatgttttctgaattttttttgtcttctgaattgttattttgttttttagatttgtatttgcgtttgtaatttgttattttgttttcataattgtaatctgttttgcccttctcAGCCACGGtaatatacaataaacaaaaccatATACAAGACGGTAGTAATCATACACAATGCCATGGGCTGTGTGTATGATTGATTGAATTGTTTGtgtattaatttaatgtgtgattttatttagtattgtgttttttttctgtttgagagAATTAAGTAGGAGGGAAGATTCTCTCTACATACATTTAGGTCGTAAAGTTTATCAGATCTTTGCTGAGGTGtcctggttgccatggtaaccaggggccTGGACATCATTCACAGACATATAGGCACCGAGTCTGGTGTTGGTTGAGGGGGTTTGTGATTGTTTGTTAagctaatgaataattgatttgtttaatcTAATGAACACTTGTGTGTATGATTGGAGAAGGTTTTGTTATGTAGTCCTCAGCCTTGGGTCTCATTATTAGCTCATGCTTACAGGAGCCATCAGTACAGGTGCTCCATGGCTGGGCTCGCAGAGCGACTTCGTTCTGCACTTGTTTATAGCATGGCGCTATTGGATGCGTTCCCCATTAGCGTGTAACGCAACAGGAGAGAGCATTCAAAAGGGAATGCTCTTGTTAccaacgtaacctcggttccttGAGATAAGGGAACAAGCATTGTGTAAGCTGCCATGCTATAAGGCTGCACGAGAGTCAATGACTGTCGCtatcatttaataaaattctgacaaaatggcACTCAGAGCTGACTTATATAGCAGTCATCTCCACCCCTTTTTGTTGGGTTGAAGCACCATTAGCCCTACTAGAAACAATAGcccaaaagcgggcgtgctagtgcgtgccagggccagtcgtgtTTCACTttcggggcttgatcgtgcctcggcggtgcttcctcggggccagCGGCCCGAGTTTTTTGGCCCAACGAAAACCTTGGGCCTAAGcaggccagctggggctagaggagtggttatgatcAAAGGCGGAGTTTCTGTCGGTGCTTCCTCGGGGCAGCTAACAGCTtacaccagcattaaaaactttttaaaataagttgagctaaAAACTTTCTTTCAGTCAGCAGCAAgtttttgaaataacttgatctgatgtggattataatcagcATACAaggtcagaaatatttataagcgatgcaaaagactatgaACACTAGGCATTAatgttaccataataaacatggtaaatttGACCGctggagaaatcagacgtcagcttcttattctctgtcacaatcgtgtatttatttagtaacatattttatctgtcataagtctcgtcttgagagtttagctccgcgtagcatatgtcatcaaaatataataatggtttttgttcgggagcttttataaaaatatataaatgatcattcttttttatcttcaaataaacagaaacagactcgactgaataacaGACTAtgttcataacattttatttctgtgtgactaattttcaatcctgataaattaattaattatgatcaatgtatcacttattatagtaaaacatccatgcttttggatttaaatatttaacaaagcatgcaaacaaatggccgcttttatcatgtttgttttgtgatcgtgctagttccagtgacttattccttattagttttctgataacttctctttggtGAAATGATATGGTTGCAAGACGTTGTTCCAGAGAGGCGTGTGAAGGGTGGGTTTTAGTGAcacgcagcggagcttctggcccgacggtggaaacacagcgctattttggcctctgtgctacaggtccgaggctattagccccgcccggcccatTTTAAGCCCtagctcgcactggcccgacagtggaaaagtggCTATTATTGGTTCGTGCAGCTACAGGAACtttaacaaatcaggcttcagtatcagagtaaacaggagtgtACCCCATAAGCGTGTAATGCAATGCTTATTCCCTTATCTCatggaaccaaggttacattagtaactgaAGCGTTTCCTAGTCTTCTTGTAAATTATATTGTAGTTTGTAtggttaatattaatgtaattgtaaGCAAACTAAGGTTTAACAAAATGTAATTCGGTCCACACAAGGGGACATTTCCTCTGATCTAGCCCCCAACCTACAGTGAGTTTGACCCCCCTGATTTACATGGAGAGGGTGGGATTAATGAcctgtactgcagccagccaTTAGGCGGCGAAATTTTTGTCTTCACATTTCAGGGCGTGTGAGGTGTGAGATTCAAGTTTTCCTGAGTCTGTGCGCGCAACAAGTGGgtgcaatatgctaatgtttcatgttgacgtcaaggCTTAggatatgttttaaaaaacaatttgtttaaatgactcagagtcgactctttcttttgagatacaataactttatacacggtgcactttcaaatttaaaacttAGTAGGATGTtatcattcacttagagctgtgttacaaaCTGCacgaaaggtaattttcaaaattccataataggggcacttgaAATCTTAAAATGATCAAATCTACTGTAAAGATGCTGTGTGACTGTTTATACATCTTTATACATACCACAGCAAGTTGATCCTCTTTGGCTGTCAGACTAGATACTGATCCTTCTGGTCTCAGGCCTTTAGGCTTTTCATCTTTAAAAGAAGTTGATGTTAAAAGATTTTCacagtgaaaatgtatttgtgtaaatAAGTGAGGACATTATTATGAAATTAACAACATTTCCATTTCGAAAAGACAGACAAACTTGCCATCAAAATTTACTTCAGCACATTCATTTTCTAGAGTGTAGTTGAAACATTTTCCATTTCTTGGGGAAGgaacaaaaattctaaaacatgataagaatagaaaaaatagattAATACATGTTCTttacaacaatctctctctctctctcgctctcgctctctctcttttgaattctacacaaacaaatgcatctcATAAATGACCAACCCATTTGTTGATTGAATAGCATTTTGCCCAAAGAGTGGATCATCATTTGTGAAATGCTTCACGGGAGAATGTTGAATGTTGAACCCGGTTGCACTGTATATCACTGTAACATTAATAATTCAGGCCACATAAATTTACATCACAGGGACAAAGTAATaggattgatttttttaaaataatgttatttacttttgcccatacattttcaaaaataagagtttaaaacatgttcaaactcaaataaatgtaaaaaaataattaaaaacattaattgaaaataatgtaaataaatacataccaaTCATAAAAAGCAGTCCTTTGTACATTTTGTGAATTTGATAGACTCCACACCAAAAAAACATATTGGCACAGTGAGACAGACAGCAGCTTGTTGTGGTCTTAAAAAAGTAGaacatcacacagttgctgctgACTGTTAAATCCGCCCCCTAAACACACTTCAAACACAGCACTTTTTCTCTACAGTGAAGctgattgtaatattattatcttattatacaacatttttaattattttgttgttaaaacTGTTAAACCATTGAAATAATGTTAAGTACTGTACATCCTGTAAAACAATTACTCTGGAGGGTTGTAAATGCAACCCATGCTAATCGGTTAGATTTTACttctatattttagtatattagttagcaagtaaaatatataataatgggTAAATTCTACCTATACTACCTATTTGTTAACAGTAATAACTGCAACACTAAAAAATTAAGAGatacaaatcttttaaaaaatatttattttcaatgaaactGAGATTCCTGTCTCTCCACTGAAAATCTACTCATCCAAAGCTCTTGATGCTTCAAGAAGTTCATGAAGAGAtcgtaaaataaatcaatatgaattgagcagtttaatccaagtcttctgaagacacacaatcactttatatgatgaacagatttaatttagacttttattcacatatttacatTGATCAGCGAACAGAAACACTTCAGTGGTACATCAACAAATTCCTggccactacacacacacacacacacacacacacacacacactcacacacacacacacgtttgtttttgtgaattgtggggacatcccataggcgtaatggtttttatactgtacaaactgtatattctatcaccctacaccaaccctacacctaaacctaactttgtgcatttttactttctcaaaaaaactcattctgtatggtttataagcgttttgaaaaatggggacatgggttatgtccacataagtcaccctctcgttgtaatacctgtgtc
This portion of the Cyprinus carpio isolate SPL01 chromosome A15, ASM1834038v1, whole genome shotgun sequence genome encodes:
- the LOC122147775 gene encoding integrin alpha-E-like, with the translated sequence MCNQVCIKKSVTEDLNGDCKLMGNPTGKVKLNHAELVNNNNNNNNNHYQGRWIGQDAGTEIAFVLDGSGSIDHDDFQRAKDFHLQCHVQCLENRFQLQYGLEIRTELSLLDSKNHARALLKVKEIQQLGKLTKTASAIHHVL